One Salisaeta longa DSM 21114 genomic window carries:
- a CDS encoding endonuclease: MPLSVPSYVPRFHARQLNPAHQRPTHRWLRLLLVGIVVVLALCVSTAHGQTQQTLYPGLKGQALLDAIRQDYSPTSTLGYDVARDKLYRYLDTRDGMLIGVYGGYSVDIPQGQDPSSTAYQSGAGISAEHTWPQSKGAGSEPQKSDMHNLFPVKQSINSARSNYPYDEISDASTDTWYIQDQSQPDTPTSSIDGYSELDGAFPNTSYTSRFEPRESHQGNAARAIFYYRAIYPNTISDANFFDAQKNQLLTWHDGDPVDQNEYDRSEWIEGKQGNANPFVIDPTLAERAFFQTSGPALAFSQSTFSVGEGDGNATLTVTLSNANGTAVSADVVLQSSSTASAADLGG; encoded by the coding sequence ATGCCTCTATCGGTCCCTTCGTATGTACCTCGTTTCCATGCGCGTCAGTTAAACCCGGCACACCAACGCCCGACGCACCGCTGGTTGCGGCTGCTTCTCGTGGGCATAGTCGTCGTTCTTGCGTTGTGCGTGTCCACTGCACACGGGCAAACCCAGCAAACGCTTTATCCCGGCTTGAAAGGTCAAGCGTTGTTGGATGCTATCCGCCAGGATTACAGCCCAACCAGCACGCTCGGGTATGATGTGGCACGCGACAAACTCTACCGGTATCTCGATACCCGAGACGGCATGCTGATCGGTGTTTACGGCGGGTACTCGGTAGACATCCCCCAAGGGCAAGATCCAAGCAGTACTGCGTATCAAAGTGGCGCGGGCATCAGTGCCGAGCACACCTGGCCGCAGTCGAAGGGCGCCGGCAGCGAGCCGCAAAAAAGCGATATGCACAACCTCTTCCCTGTCAAGCAGTCCATCAACAGTGCACGCAGCAATTATCCGTACGACGAAATATCTGACGCGTCGACCGATACCTGGTATATTCAGGACCAGTCGCAGCCGGACACACCCACAAGCTCCATTGATGGATACAGCGAGCTCGATGGGGCCTTTCCGAATACATCCTACACCTCGCGCTTTGAGCCGCGTGAGTCGCACCAGGGCAATGCCGCGCGCGCCATTTTCTACTACCGGGCTATTTATCCAAATACAATCAGCGACGCCAACTTCTTTGACGCACAAAAAAACCAGCTGCTCACCTGGCATGACGGCGACCCGGTGGACCAGAACGAATACGACCGGAGCGAGTGGATTGAGGGAAAACAAGGCAATGCCAACCCCTTTGTGATAGACCCGACGCTCGCCGAACGTGCATTCTTCCAGACAAGCGGTCCGGCGCTCGCGTTTAGTCAGAGCACGTTCTCGGTGGGCGAAGGCGACGGCAATGCAACGCTCACGGTGACGCTCAGCAATGCCAATGGGACGGCAGTGTCGGCCGACGTTGTATTGCAAAGCAGCAGCACAGCTTCAGCAGCAGACCTTGGGGGGTAA
- a CDS encoding Bax inhibitor-1/YccA family protein: MPNASTSLDSAALSWTPVAQADASTRATFIFRTYLHVALAIAAFAGIEVVLFASGLAGTIAQALLGVNWLLVLGGFMVVGWLASRTAHRTQSLPLQYLALAGFVAAEAIIFVPLLYVAHYAAGGGVIESAAYITLMGFGGLTALAFYTRKDFSFLRGVLMWGGIVALVLIAAGVLFGFQLGTFFNVAMVAFAGAAILYDTSNIIHHYPKDRYVAAALELFSSVALMFWYVLSLLSND; this comes from the coding sequence ATGCCGAATGCCTCTACATCGCTTGATTCTGCTGCGCTATCGTGGACGCCGGTGGCGCAGGCGGACGCCTCGACGCGCGCGACCTTCATCTTTCGGACGTACCTGCACGTAGCGCTGGCCATTGCTGCGTTTGCTGGCATTGAGGTGGTGCTGTTCGCTTCGGGCCTCGCCGGAACGATCGCGCAGGCTTTGTTGGGCGTAAATTGGCTGCTGGTGCTGGGCGGCTTTATGGTGGTCGGCTGGCTGGCGAGCCGCACAGCGCACCGGACGCAGTCGCTCCCCCTGCAGTACCTGGCCCTGGCGGGATTTGTAGCGGCCGAAGCCATCATCTTCGTGCCGCTGCTCTACGTGGCGCACTATGCCGCGGGCGGTGGCGTCATTGAAAGCGCCGCGTACATCACCCTGATGGGCTTTGGCGGCCTCACGGCGCTCGCGTTTTATACGCGTAAAGACTTCAGTTTCCTGCGCGGGGTGCTCATGTGGGGCGGCATCGTGGCGCTGGTGCTCATCGCAGCGGGGGTGCTGTTTGGCTTCCAGCTGGGCACGTTCTTCAACGTCGCCATGGTGGCCTTTGCCGGTGCCGCGATCCTGTACGACACCTCCAACATCATCCACCACTACCCCAAGGACCGGTACGTAGCAGCGGCGCTGGAGCTGTTCTCGTCGGTTGCGCTGATGTTCTGGTACGTCCTCAGCTTGCTCTCCAACGACTAG
- a CDS encoding TetR/AcrR family transcriptional regulator: MASGSSQPLDDYSDTERAIFDAALHEFARKGRDGARMQAIADAADINKSMLHYYFRSKEQLYEQVFAYTMQRFMQSFGASLHEAATFKETLRAFIDGYVSFIQDNRAVVKLMVGENLSGGTLLAEHMGQFRSMEGAPPRIITNRIETAIAEGTVRPVAPEHATLTIVSSCLFFFVMEPTVRVFAPAAHDDWPAFVEARKTHIFDLIYHGLAPRDAS; encoded by the coding sequence ATGGCTTCTGGCTCTTCGCAGCCCCTCGATGACTACTCCGACACGGAGCGCGCGATCTTTGACGCCGCGCTGCATGAGTTCGCGCGCAAGGGCCGCGACGGGGCACGCATGCAGGCCATCGCCGATGCCGCCGACATCAACAAGTCGATGCTGCACTACTACTTCCGCAGCAAGGAGCAGCTCTACGAACAGGTGTTTGCGTACACCATGCAGCGCTTCATGCAGTCGTTTGGCGCCTCCCTGCACGAGGCTGCTACGTTCAAAGAAACGTTGCGCGCCTTCATTGATGGGTACGTCTCTTTTATACAGGACAATCGCGCCGTTGTGAAGCTGATGGTAGGCGAAAACCTCTCCGGCGGCACCCTGCTGGCTGAGCACATGGGGCAGTTTCGGTCTATGGAGGGCGCCCCGCCGCGCATCATTACCAACCGCATCGAAACGGCGATTGCTGAGGGGACCGTACGGCCGGTTGCTCCTGAGCACGCCACACTAACCATTGTGTCGTCCTGCCTCTTCTTCTTTGTGATGGAACCCACCGTTCGCGTGTTTGCCCCCGCCGCCCACGACGATTGGCCGGCGTTTGTGGAGGCCCGCAAAACGCATATTTTCGACCTTATTTACCACGGACTGGCCCCTCGCGACGCCTCGTAA
- a CDS encoding efflux transporter outer membrane subunit, translated as MRSRFVVFVTVCCAAALAGCSLTPTMPVPEARQNLPESYAGPLPDSLLFALPDTTTSAADDRPTARDTAAYRALRWWTAFHDPTLNALIDSALVGNLNLKAARARLQRVAAQFRIARAPLFPSVQGSGSVTRQSQPANTGIGGAIGGGGQQFPSRFSFTTYTASLGLSYEIDFWGRIRSQRKAALSEFFATAADLQGARLAAISQMVSTYFQAVALDAQVRLVARDITLLRDRLALTRSRYARGQATAFAVYQLKQQLAAARAQQPDLHAQFHDARTRLALLAGAYAGWERALLRTTGGPLGPDTLRLGRVPAEVPLQLLGQRPDVMAAAARLEAARQRIGAARANLLPTVSLSSQVGLQSSSLEDLFSPGQWFSNLMASLTQPLFQGGALWAQVEVSRATYKQRLAAYEQTLLTAYQEVQAALVTYNRARERWRRVQAQVAAARNALGTQRLRYRRGIGTYFALLDAERALVQAQQRRATIQLALVQARLGVHRALGGAWTDAPPPSDPRLFH; from the coding sequence ATGCGCTCTCGGTTTGTTGTCTTCGTTACGGTCTGTTGCGCCGCGGCCCTCGCGGGGTGCTCCCTTACGCCCACCATGCCCGTGCCCGAGGCCCGCCAAAATCTACCGGAAAGCTACGCAGGGCCCCTGCCCGACTCCCTGCTGTTTGCCCTGCCCGACACCACGACGTCTGCTGCAGATGACCGGCCGACCGCCCGCGACACGGCTGCATACCGCGCGCTTCGGTGGTGGACGGCCTTCCACGATCCCACGCTCAATGCGCTCATCGACAGTGCGCTTGTGGGCAACCTCAACCTTAAAGCGGCCCGCGCACGCTTACAGCGGGTGGCCGCTCAGTTTCGCATTGCGCGGGCGCCGCTCTTTCCGAGCGTGCAAGGCAGCGGATCGGTCACGCGGCAGAGTCAGCCGGCCAACACGGGCATTGGCGGAGCCATTGGCGGGGGCGGCCAGCAGTTCCCCAGCCGGTTTTCATTCACCACGTACACCGCCTCGCTTGGCCTGTCGTACGAGATCGACTTCTGGGGGCGCATTCGCAGTCAGCGGAAGGCAGCCCTGAGCGAGTTCTTTGCCACCGCGGCGGACCTGCAAGGCGCGCGGCTCGCGGCCATCAGTCAGATGGTGAGCACCTACTTTCAGGCTGTTGCGCTGGATGCGCAAGTGCGCTTGGTAGCACGCGACATTACGTTGCTGCGCGATCGGCTCGCCCTCACGCGCAGCCGGTACGCCCGCGGCCAGGCGACGGCGTTTGCCGTGTATCAGCTCAAGCAGCAGCTCGCCGCGGCCCGCGCCCAACAACCCGACCTGCACGCCCAGTTCCATGATGCCCGCACGCGGCTCGCCCTCCTCGCGGGCGCCTACGCCGGATGGGAACGCGCGCTGCTGCGCACCACCGGCGGCCCCCTCGGCCCCGATACGCTCCGGTTGGGCCGCGTACCGGCCGAGGTGCCCCTGCAGCTGCTGGGCCAGCGCCCCGACGTGATGGCTGCGGCCGCCCGGCTGGAGGCCGCCCGCCAGCGCATCGGGGCCGCCCGCGCCAATCTATTGCCCACGGTGTCCCTGAGCAGTCAGGTGGGCCTGCAAAGCAGCAGCCTGGAGGACTTGTTTTCGCCCGGACAGTGGTTCTCCAACCTTATGGCGTCGCTCACGCAGCCGCTGTTTCAGGGCGGCGCGCTGTGGGCGCAGGTTGAGGTGTCGCGCGCGACGTACAAACAACGCCTGGCGGCCTACGAGCAAACGCTGCTGACGGCCTACCAGGAGGTGCAGGCGGCCCTCGTCACGTACAACCGGGCCCGCGAGCGCTGGCGCCGCGTGCAGGCCCAAGTGGCCGCCGCGCGCAACGCCCTCGGCACCCAGCGGCTGCGCTACCGGCGCGGCATTGGGACTTACTTTGCCCTGCTCGATGCCGAGCGGGCGCTGGTGCAGGCGCAACAGCGCCGGGCGACCATTCAGCTGGCCCTCGTGCAGGCCCGCCTGGGGGTGCACCGGGCATTGGGCGGCGCCTGGACCGACGCCCCGCCCCCCAGCGATCCGCGCCTCTTTCACTGA
- a CDS encoding efflux RND transporter periplasmic adaptor subunit yields MKSYLIGAGLIAGSIGLAVLLGVLAPQPPTQPPPPQAPLVRTAPVTVRTGSLTVQGTGTVEPAREIQLNAQVRGRLVRVSDALVTGGRFSAGEVLAQIDPTDYRSAVAQAQAQVTQARFNVIQARQQVEVARLEYQNIKQRTGQAPNVDTTALGSLIFKEPQLRQAQAALKSAQARLQTARANLNRTSLQVPFDGIVRTKQADLGAFVAPGTPIATVFSTEAAEVTVSLSARTAALIPGLWSTRARRRPNDLPARVHLTYGDATFHWTGYVDRVEGALDRQTRTVDVVVRVPRPYQRSATRGLPLQMPEQPYRPERPPLAVGHYVTVDIQSRSPAPYAVVPQRAVRVRTPGKPPVVWTVVGDTMLVERTVRVLQTVEEQTYLAPGLSEGTPIITSDIRVQTDSMRVRVSP; encoded by the coding sequence ATGAAATCATACCTGATTGGGGCCGGACTCATTGCAGGCAGCATCGGACTTGCGGTGTTGCTTGGCGTGCTGGCCCCCCAGCCGCCCACGCAGCCCCCACCGCCGCAGGCTCCGCTGGTGCGCACGGCGCCCGTCACCGTTCGCACCGGCAGCCTCACCGTGCAGGGCACCGGCACTGTTGAGCCCGCCCGCGAGATTCAGCTGAACGCCCAAGTAAGGGGCCGCCTCGTGCGCGTGAGCGACGCCCTCGTAACCGGCGGCCGCTTCTCCGCCGGCGAGGTGCTCGCCCAGATCGATCCCACCGACTACCGGAGCGCCGTGGCGCAGGCCCAGGCGCAGGTCACCCAGGCGCGCTTCAACGTTATTCAGGCGCGCCAGCAGGTGGAAGTTGCACGGCTGGAATACCAAAACATCAAGCAGCGCACCGGGCAGGCGCCCAACGTAGACACCACGGCCCTGGGGTCGCTCATCTTTAAGGAGCCGCAGTTGCGACAGGCGCAGGCGGCACTCAAAAGCGCACAAGCCCGGCTGCAAACGGCCCGCGCCAACCTGAACCGCACGTCGCTGCAGGTTCCGTTTGACGGCATCGTGCGCACCAAGCAGGCCGATCTGGGCGCGTTTGTGGCGCCCGGCACACCCATCGCCACCGTGTTTTCGACGGAAGCCGCCGAGGTGACTGTGTCGCTCTCGGCACGCACGGCCGCGCTCATTCCGGGCCTGTGGAGTACCCGCGCGCGGCGGCGGCCCAACGACCTGCCCGCCCGCGTGCACCTCACCTACGGCGACGCTACCTTTCATTGGACCGGCTACGTAGACCGTGTTGAAGGCGCCCTCGACCGGCAGACGCGCACCGTGGACGTGGTGGTGCGCGTTCCGCGGCCCTACCAGCGCTCCGCCACCCGCGGCCTACCCCTGCAGATGCCCGAGCAGCCATACCGCCCCGAGCGCCCGCCGCTGGCCGTGGGGCACTACGTAACCGTCGACATCCAGAGCCGCAGCCCCGCCCCATACGCCGTAGTGCCGCAGCGCGCCGTGCGCGTACGCACCCCGGGCAAGCCGCCGGTGGTGTGGACGGTGGTTGGTGACACCATGCTCGTGGAACGCACGGTGCGTGTACTCCAAACCGTAGAGGAGCAGACGTACCTTGCCCCGGGCCTCTCCGAAGGCACGCCCATCATCACGTCCGACATCCGCGTGCAAACCGACAGCATGCGGGTGCGCGTGTCGCCATGA
- a CDS encoding efflux RND transporter permease subunit, protein MNRAIEWFARNGVAANLLMVLLLFGGGIAASTTVQEVFPEYALDAIQIQVAYPGGSPEEVEDAIVQRIEDRIQGVEGIDRIVSVATENAGVVTAELKQGTNVQNALNDIKQEVDRITSFPPQAEEPVVAQLENRQQALQLALYGNASKRVLKELAQQAKDELTLKPEISLVQIGGVRSYEISIEVPRERLRAYGLTLAEVAALVRQGSLDLPGGSVETSEQTVTIQTEGENYTQRDFENIVIRAQPDGTKLRLGDIATVVDGFDQNADLITRFNGQPAVLLNIFQVGDEQVLAIEEVVKQYLDGELQRTMPAGIEAAIWQNNASDLRSRLSLLIENGLLGLLLVIVALTLFLEPRLAFWSSVGILLSFIGAFAIMQFVGISINLLSLFGFILAIGIVVDDAIVVSENIFAEQERGRSPLQAAIQGAKRVSIPVVFAVLTTVAAFAPLLFVAGTIGKFLSDIPAIVIIVLALSLLEALLILPHHLSLVDRTQKPRNMVAQGLERARTWVGARLRLFVTGPLKHALRFATRRYGLTLSGGLALLIVAFSFVANGYIPFQFFPAIQGKLVSAQLEMPAGTTPEETARVAEQLRRTGYAAIHQLERQAGVPRGSLIDNLYVTVGRQPRANSGPNSAGFTATKANVAEVSFEMIDPERRDVTSSQFEEAWRKATGAVPGVRSLVFTANVVQIGEPVSAELSAGTPEQLERAVRAVQDSLGRFTGVFDIKSDRAQGQREVNLRLKPAARTLGLTLNTLAQQVRAGFFGVESYRLQRGRDEVRVYVRLPDHQRNAIEDLYQYRIQAPNGAQVPLEEVAHASLGYAPTQINRQDGRRVITITADVNAAIVTGQEVTATLESRILPNIKEQIPGLTFQFGGQQRQQRKAQQSLLIGFALAIFAIYALLAIPMRSYLQPLVIMSTIPFAWIGAIIGHLVLGISLGLLSIFGIVGLSGVIVNDALVMLDFANEERAKGTDWVDAVVRAGQVRFRPILLTSLTTFLGVFPIIIEQSVQAQFLIPMAVSLGLGILFGTAVLMMIVPALAVFQRDAVAWVQTRLLGYDVPSISYGPYSASEAP, encoded by the coding sequence ATGAACCGAGCCATTGAGTGGTTTGCCCGTAACGGCGTTGCTGCCAACTTACTGATGGTGCTGTTGCTGTTTGGCGGCGGCATTGCGGCCTCTACGACCGTGCAGGAAGTGTTTCCGGAATACGCGCTCGACGCCATCCAGATTCAGGTGGCCTACCCCGGCGGCTCGCCCGAGGAAGTGGAGGATGCCATTGTGCAGCGCATCGAGGATCGCATTCAGGGCGTGGAAGGCATCGACCGAATTGTGAGCGTTGCCACGGAAAACGCGGGCGTCGTGACGGCCGAGCTAAAACAGGGCACAAACGTCCAAAATGCCCTCAACGACATCAAGCAGGAGGTGGACCGCATCACCTCATTTCCGCCGCAGGCCGAAGAGCCTGTGGTCGCTCAGCTTGAAAATCGCCAGCAGGCCCTGCAGCTTGCGCTGTATGGGAACGCAAGCAAACGCGTCCTGAAAGAACTGGCACAGCAGGCAAAAGACGAACTCACCCTTAAGCCTGAAATTTCGCTGGTTCAGATTGGCGGCGTGCGCAGCTACGAAATCTCCATTGAAGTGCCGCGCGAACGGTTGCGTGCGTATGGCCTGACGCTTGCCGAGGTGGCCGCGCTCGTTCGGCAGGGCAGCCTCGACCTGCCCGGCGGCAGCGTAGAAACCAGCGAGCAAACCGTCACCATCCAAACGGAGGGCGAAAACTACACGCAGCGCGACTTCGAGAACATCGTGATTCGCGCGCAGCCCGATGGCACGAAGCTGCGCCTGGGCGACATTGCCACCGTGGTTGATGGATTCGACCAAAACGCCGACCTCATCACGCGCTTTAACGGCCAGCCGGCCGTACTCCTCAACATCTTCCAGGTTGGCGACGAGCAGGTGCTGGCCATTGAGGAGGTTGTGAAGCAGTACCTGGACGGCGAGCTTCAACGCACGATGCCCGCGGGCATCGAAGCGGCCATTTGGCAAAACAACGCCAGCGACCTGCGCAGCCGCCTGAGCCTCCTCATTGAAAACGGACTGCTGGGGCTTCTCCTCGTCATCGTCGCGCTCACGCTGTTTCTGGAGCCGCGCCTGGCGTTTTGGTCGTCGGTGGGCATCTTGCTGTCGTTCATCGGCGCATTTGCCATCATGCAGTTTGTCGGGATCTCGATCAACCTGCTGTCGCTCTTTGGCTTCATCCTGGCCATTGGCATCGTGGTGGATGACGCCATTGTGGTGAGTGAAAACATTTTTGCGGAGCAGGAACGCGGGCGCTCGCCCCTGCAGGCCGCCATTCAGGGCGCGAAGCGCGTCAGCATTCCGGTGGTGTTTGCCGTGCTAACCACCGTGGCTGCGTTTGCGCCGCTATTGTTTGTGGCGGGCACCATCGGAAAGTTTTTGAGCGACATCCCGGCCATCGTCATCATTGTGCTGGCGCTGTCGCTGCTGGAGGCGCTGCTTATCCTGCCGCACCACCTGTCGCTGGTCGACCGCACCCAAAAGCCACGCAACATGGTGGCACAGGGCCTAGAGCGGGCCCGCACCTGGGTGGGCGCGCGGCTGCGACTGTTTGTAACCGGTCCGCTAAAGCATGCGTTGCGGTTTGCTACGCGTCGGTACGGCCTGACCCTCTCGGGCGGTCTCGCACTGCTCATCGTAGCGTTTAGCTTTGTGGCAAATGGCTACATTCCATTCCAATTCTTTCCCGCGATTCAGGGGAAGTTGGTGTCGGCCCAACTGGAGATGCCGGCCGGGACTACGCCTGAAGAAACCGCGCGCGTAGCCGAGCAGCTCCGTCGCACCGGCTACGCTGCCATCCACCAGTTGGAGCGGCAGGCGGGCGTGCCGCGCGGTAGCCTCATCGACAACCTGTACGTAACCGTCGGGCGGCAGCCGCGGGCCAACAGCGGCCCCAACAGCGCCGGGTTTACCGCTACAAAGGCTAATGTGGCGGAAGTGAGCTTTGAGATGATTGACCCGGAACGGCGTGACGTAACGTCGTCGCAGTTTGAAGAGGCGTGGCGTAAAGCAACCGGTGCGGTACCTGGCGTGCGCTCGCTCGTGTTTACGGCCAATGTGGTGCAGATTGGAGAACCGGTATCCGCCGAGCTTTCCGCTGGTACGCCTGAGCAGCTTGAGCGCGCCGTGCGGGCCGTGCAAGACTCGCTGGGGCGCTTTACGGGCGTGTTTGACATCAAGAGCGACCGGGCCCAGGGCCAGCGCGAGGTGAACCTCCGCCTCAAACCGGCTGCTCGTACCCTCGGGCTTACGCTCAACACCCTCGCGCAGCAGGTGCGCGCCGGGTTCTTTGGCGTCGAATCGTACCGTTTGCAGCGCGGGCGCGACGAGGTGCGGGTGTACGTACGCCTGCCCGATCATCAGCGCAACGCCATTGAAGACCTCTACCAGTACCGCATCCAGGCGCCCAACGGTGCACAGGTGCCGCTGGAGGAGGTGGCCCATGCGAGCCTCGGCTATGCGCCCACCCAAATCAACCGACAAGACGGGCGGCGCGTGATTACGATAACGGCTGATGTGAACGCGGCCATCGTAACGGGCCAAGAGGTGACGGCCACGCTAGAATCGCGCATCTTGCCCAATATCAAAGAGCAAATTCCAGGGCTCACGTTTCAGTTTGGTGGCCAGCAACGGCAGCAGCGCAAGGCGCAACAGTCGCTGCTCATTGGATTTGCGCTAGCGATCTTTGCCATCTATGCCTTGCTTGCCATCCCCATGCGCTCGTACCTGCAGCCGCTGGTTATCATGAGTACCATTCCATTTGCGTGGATTGGCGCGATCATCGGTCATCTCGTGCTGGGCATCTCACTAGGGCTCTTGAGCATCTTCGGTATCGTAGGCCTCAGCGGCGTGATTGTGAACGACGCGCTGGTGATGCTGGACTTTGCCAACGAGGAGCGCGCGAAAGGCACCGATTGGGTTGACGCCGTTGTGCGGGCGGGGCAGGTACGCTTTCGGCCGATCCTCCTCACGTCGCTCACTACGTTTCTTGGCGTCTTCCCGATCATTATTGAGCAGAGCGTGCAAGCGCAATTCCTCATCCCAATGGCCGTGAGCCTCGGGCTGGGGATTCTCTTTGGCACGGCCGTGCTTATGATGATTGTGCCCGCGCTGGCCGTCTTTCAGCGCGATGCGGTGGCCTGGGTACAAACGCGCCTGCTGGGCTACGACGTGCCGTCCATCAGCTACGGTCCGTACAGCGCTTCTGAGGCCCCTTAA
- a CDS encoding iron transporter, with protein sequence MRTLSRTIAAFVLLAFFALPSAHAQELVLGEEVIDPGIRFTFIGAPEGDVTPKSQNLAAIASDLHLEVLATWTEEAAVKSPAGGFIPYVRMYAQVTNERTDQTNFVTLIPHLNLSDGFHYARNIALPGRADDAYTVTFSLEPPEPSEVAYHADWREQFGSDGVFAPQTFTYENVNLLDVVEASRE encoded by the coding sequence ATGCGTACCCTGTCTCGCACGATCGCAGCGTTTGTCCTGCTCGCCTTTTTCGCCCTCCCCTCGGCCCATGCGCAGGAGTTGGTGCTTGGTGAGGAAGTGATTGATCCCGGGATTCGCTTCACGTTTATTGGGGCACCTGAAGGCGACGTGACCCCGAAAAGTCAGAACCTAGCGGCCATTGCATCCGACCTGCACCTGGAGGTGCTTGCGACGTGGACGGAAGAGGCCGCGGTGAAGTCTCCCGCTGGCGGTTTCATTCCGTATGTCCGGATGTACGCTCAGGTTACCAATGAGCGCACGGACCAGACCAACTTCGTCACGCTCATTCCGCACCTGAACCTGTCTGATGGCTTCCACTACGCCCGCAACATCGCGCTGCCTGGGCGCGCAGACGATGCCTACACGGTCACGTTTAGCCTGGAGCCGCCCGAGCCCTCGGAGGTGGCGTACCACGCCGATTGGCGCGAGCAGTTTGGCAGCGATGGTGTTTTTGCACCGCAGACGTTCACCTACGAGAATGTGAACTTGCTCGACGTGGTTGAGGCTTCGCGCGAGTAG